The Streptomyces sp. NBC_01255 genome window below encodes:
- a CDS encoding serine hydrolase domain-containing protein: MTPARSTARSRRAAVAALASLTALVALGAPVTALGAPVTATGAPTADSGHRRPCTASRLPDHGTARDIRRIAERAAADMGLESVILRVTVDGREVVTTALGESMTGVPADPAMHFRNGNVAISYMGTALLRLVDQGAVGLDDPVAPWLPDLPGGEKITLRMLAASTTGLVDYVRLPAFQQAVTADPFRQWTAKEVVALSTDERLWYEPGTNWNYSHANFVLLGAALEKITGTRLDVLLRQLVTGPLGLRETRNSFTADIPEPVLHAFTADRGTYEESTFWNPSWTTAPGAVQTTDICDLARSASGLGSGELLSPSSYRQLLNPGTVGLGHATRECPATVCLANTEATHYGMGVVVLGDWIAQHPLFFGYSASMAYLPSERLAVAVSTTQGPTTPDGHTAHVIAQRIAAALAPGHPIPDFG; the protein is encoded by the coding sequence ATGACACCTGCTCGTTCCACCGCGCGGTCACGCCGTGCCGCCGTCGCCGCCCTCGCGTCGCTCACCGCACTCGTCGCCCTCGGGGCACCGGTCACCGCCCTCGGCGCACCGGTCACCGCCACCGGTGCCCCGACGGCCGACAGCGGCCACCGTCGGCCGTGCACCGCCTCCCGGCTGCCCGACCACGGCACGGCACGTGACATCCGGCGGATCGCCGAGCGGGCCGCGGCCGACATGGGCCTCGAATCGGTGATCCTGCGGGTCACCGTCGACGGCCGCGAGGTCGTCACCACCGCTCTCGGCGAGTCGATGACGGGCGTCCCGGCCGACCCCGCCATGCACTTCCGCAACGGCAACGTGGCCATCAGCTACATGGGAACCGCACTCCTGCGCCTCGTCGACCAGGGCGCGGTCGGTCTCGACGACCCCGTCGCACCCTGGCTGCCCGACCTGCCGGGCGGCGAGAAGATCACCCTGCGCATGCTGGCCGCGTCCACCACCGGTCTCGTCGACTACGTCCGCCTCCCCGCGTTCCAGCAGGCCGTCACCGCCGACCCCTTCCGCCAGTGGACGGCGAAGGAGGTGGTGGCACTCTCGACCGACGAGCGGCTCTGGTACGAGCCGGGCACGAACTGGAACTACTCGCACGCCAACTTCGTCCTGCTCGGCGCCGCGCTGGAGAAGATCACCGGGACCCGTCTGGACGTCCTCCTCCGGCAGCTGGTCACCGGTCCGCTCGGGCTCCGCGAGACCCGTAACAGCTTCACGGCCGACATCCCGGAACCCGTCCTGCACGCCTTCACCGCCGACCGGGGGACCTACGAGGAGTCCACCTTCTGGAACCCCTCGTGGACCACCGCCCCCGGCGCCGTCCAGACCACCGACATCTGCGACCTGGCCCGCTCGGCCTCCGGCCTCGGCTCGGGCGAGCTGCTCTCCCCGTCCTCGTACCGGCAGCTCCTGAACCCGGGGACGGTCGGCCTCGGCCACGCCACCCGCGAGTGCCCGGCGACCGTCTGCCTCGCGAACACCGAAGCCACCCACTACGGCATGGGCGTGGTCGTCCTGGGCGACTGGATCGCCCAGCACCCTCTCTTCTTCGGCTACTCCGCCTCCATGGCGTACCTGCCGTCCGAGCGCCTGGCCGTCGCGGTCTCGACCACGCAGGGCCCCACGACCCCGGACGGCCACACCGCCCACGTGATCGCCCAGCGCATCGCGGCCGCTCT